The Kroppenstedtia pulmonis genome has a segment encoding these proteins:
- a CDS encoding acyl carrier protein: protein MNKSKLRDQLKEIIAEVIEVDEFGDEENFVSDLGVDSMMALEIVARIEQTFQIKIPEEYLPEVKSLNDVHRVVLEVMEHVRN, encoded by the coding sequence GTGAATAAATCGAAATTGAGAGATCAACTGAAAGAGATCATTGCTGAAGTGATTGAGGTGGATGAGTTTGGTGATGAAGAAAACTTTGTTAGTGATCTTGGGGTAGATTCTATGATGGCCTTGGAAATTGTAGCACGGATTGAACAAACCTTTCAGATTAAAATACCTGAAGAATACCTGCCGGAAGTTAAATCTCTCAATGATGTCCATCGGGTTGTTCTGGAGGTAATGGAACATGTACGGAACTAG
- a CDS encoding Cfr family 23S rRNA (adenine(2503)-C(8))-methyltransferase — MEMETKFDQLKTFIAEKGWPHYRFKQMMQGIFKERIMEFNRMKVLPLSLRTELQETFGETILSLKPVIRRSSGQADKVLFELPDHNKIETVRMIYRAGWESYCISSQCGCGFGCKFCATGRIGMKRNLSADEITDQILYFYLQNHPIDSISFMGMGEALANPQTFVALKTLTHPQLFNLSPRRITVSTIGIIPQMYRLSQEFPQVNMTFSLHSPFNRQRSELMPINRKYPLQEVLSLLDEHIQKTRRKVYIAYVMLPGVNDSLDHAKALISLLRGRGSWDYLYQVNLIRYNPANGTSEAYNPPQKQELDSFYEQLKEAGLNVTVRQSFGVDIDAACGQLYGQYYVRGKPKEVE; from the coding sequence ATCGAGATGGAAACAAAATTTGATCAGTTAAAAACATTTATCGCTGAAAAGGGGTGGCCGCACTACCGCTTCAAACAAATGATGCAAGGGATTTTCAAGGAAAGGATAATGGAGTTCAATCGGATGAAGGTGCTCCCACTCTCATTACGTACAGAGTTGCAAGAAACATTTGGTGAAACGATACTGAGCCTGAAGCCCGTCATCCGTCGATCATCAGGTCAAGCGGACAAGGTGCTGTTTGAACTGCCTGACCACAATAAAATCGAAACCGTCAGGATGATCTATCGGGCAGGCTGGGAGTCGTATTGTATTTCCTCTCAGTGTGGATGCGGGTTTGGTTGCAAATTTTGTGCCACTGGAAGGATCGGGATGAAGCGAAATTTAAGCGCAGACGAGATCACCGATCAAATCTTGTACTTTTATCTGCAAAACCATCCCATCGACAGTATTTCCTTTATGGGAATGGGCGAGGCCCTTGCCAATCCGCAAACCTTTGTCGCTTTAAAGACGCTGACTCACCCCCAGCTCTTTAACCTAAGTCCGCGGCGGATCACAGTCTCCACGATTGGGATTATTCCGCAAATGTACCGATTGTCACAGGAGTTTCCACAGGTAAACATGACCTTTTCGCTCCACTCACCCTTTAACCGGCAGCGCAGTGAGCTAATGCCGATCAACCGCAAGTACCCACTACAGGAGGTATTGTCTCTGCTGGATGAGCACATCCAAAAAACACGGCGCAAAGTTTATATCGCTTATGTGATGCTTCCCGGTGTCAACGACAGCCTCGATCATGCTAAGGCACTAATTTCATTACTGCGGGGGCGCGGCTCCTGGGATTATCTGTATCAAGTGAACTTGATCCGCTACAATCCCGCCAACGGAACCTCAGAAGCATACAACCCTCCGCAAAAACAGGAACTGGATTCCTTTTACGAACAACTGAAGGAAGCCGGCCTAAACGTAACCGTCAGACAATCCTTTGGGGTGGACATCGACGCCGCCTGCGGTCAATTGTATGGACAGTACTATGTTCGAGGAAAGCCGAAAGAGGTGGAGTAA
- the bla gene encoding subclass B1 metallo-beta-lactamase, translating to MKIEKRWIGKVVFSLLLTLSVVVTPFGHQTIAQSKASSPTQITNPDKTILLTKLNDKVWAHTSYNEWNGTTYDHNGLIVSTSEGVVLIDTAWDTAGNYQKTEELLKMIEKHLKKKVDLALITHAHDDSIGGIEALLNQGIDVRSTLLTAKLAKEYGYPSPNPTLDANPMMEVGDTVVEAFYPGEGHSQDNITVWLPQYKILFGGCFIKSLDATDLGNLSDANVEQWDDSVKKVIKKYPQVKTVVPGHGNWGDKRLLFHTIDLIKQHTHQN from the coding sequence TTGAAAATTGAGAAGCGATGGATAGGGAAAGTCGTGTTTAGTTTGTTACTGACATTATCGGTTGTTGTAACACCCTTTGGTCATCAAACGATTGCTCAATCGAAGGCATCGTCTCCCACTCAGATTACCAATCCAGATAAGACGATTCTATTAACGAAATTGAATGACAAAGTGTGGGCACATACATCATATAATGAATGGAATGGCACAACCTATGACCACAATGGATTAATTGTCTCCACTTCAGAAGGGGTAGTCTTGATTGATACAGCATGGGATACAGCGGGAAACTATCAAAAAACTGAAGAGTTATTAAAGATGATCGAAAAACATTTGAAGAAAAAAGTGGATCTGGCGCTGATCACTCATGCCCACGATGATAGCATTGGAGGCATTGAGGCGTTACTGAATCAGGGAATCGATGTACGTAGTACCCTTTTGACAGCAAAACTGGCTAAAGAATATGGATATCCTTCACCCAATCCAACACTTGATGCAAATCCGATGATGGAAGTAGGCGACACAGTAGTTGAAGCCTTTTATCCTGGAGAAGGTCATTCGCAAGATAACATTACTGTTTGGCTTCCCCAATATAAAATATTATTTGGTGGATGCTTCATCAAATCATTAGATGCAACAGACCTTGGAAATCTTTCTGATGCAAATGTAGAACAATGGGATGACTCCGTTAAAAAGGTAATCAAAAAATACCCACAGGTCAAAACAGTTGTACCTGGACATGGGAACTGGGGAGATAAGCGCTTACTCTTCCACACCATTGATCTGATCAAACAACATACCCATCAAAACTAG
- a CDS encoding beta-ketoacyl-ACP reductase translates to MVIFRYPDRQPRGCFSILDGKKYLVTGGSRGIGRSTVLSLAEAGATVAFTYSTHEKAAREVKEEAERTGGSTVAFCADVTDYQKAREVVDLTREKLGGLDGVVLNAGITKDSPLVMMQEESWDDVIATNLKGTFNYARAALYGMIRQRYGRIICVSSVSGLVGVAGQTNYAATKAGQIGFLKALSKEAAPYGITVNAVSPGFIETDLWKSIPEQKHEQILKQIPLGRLGSSEEVAGVIRFLLSPTASYMTGSVLVVDGGLSS, encoded by the coding sequence ATGGTAATATTCCGATATCCGGATCGACAACCAAGGGGGTGTTTTAGTATTTTAGATGGAAAAAAATACCTCGTAACAGGTGGGTCTCGTGGAATTGGACGTTCAACGGTATTGTCTCTTGCGGAGGCCGGAGCAACAGTTGCTTTTACATACAGTACTCATGAAAAGGCGGCAAGAGAAGTAAAGGAGGAAGCAGAACGGACCGGTGGTTCCACGGTAGCCTTTTGTGCCGATGTTACCGATTATCAAAAGGCGCGTGAAGTGGTGGATCTAACACGGGAAAAGTTGGGTGGACTGGATGGTGTCGTTTTGAATGCGGGAATTACCAAAGACAGCCCACTCGTTATGATGCAAGAAGAGAGTTGGGATGATGTGATCGCCACCAATTTAAAAGGAACATTCAACTATGCCCGTGCGGCTCTTTATGGAATGATTCGGCAACGTTATGGGCGCATCATCTGTGTGAGTTCTGTAAGCGGTTTGGTGGGGGTAGCGGGTCAAACCAACTACGCGGCAACAAAAGCGGGACAGATTGGTTTCCTGAAGGCATTGTCCAAAGAGGCAGCTCCCTACGGGATTACAGTTAATGCCGTTTCACCGGGCTTTATCGAAACGGATCTGTGGAAGTCGATACCGGAACAAAAGCATGAACAAATATTAAAGCAGATCCCCCTTGGAAGACTTGGCAGCTCAGAGGAAGTAGCCGGGGTGATCCGTTTTCTCCTCTCGCCTACTGCCTCTTATATGACAGGTAGCGTCCTTGTTGTAGACGGCGGGCTTAGCTCTTGA
- a CDS encoding ketoacyl-ACP synthase III — MISSHTTGKIKSQASITGLGVYVPERVLSNHDLEKMVETSDEWITQRTGFRERRIAGEEQYTSDLCIEAIKDMIQRYQVTIQDVDLIIVATTTPDYPFPTVACMVQAHFGLHAGAIDISAACAGFVYGLQMANGMISAGLHKKVLVIGAETLSKVTDYTDRSTCILFGDGAGCVLVEFDEEGSFITTQCGSVGEEGHHLYRTGLRNVIEGEKMLGNGNIYQNGREIYKWAVGTLPGEISSWMEKAEMTMEDVDWFVPHSANLRMIEAICKRIPYPLEQTLFSGEFYGNTSSATIPLAMEIGIREGKIQSGDKLLLYGFGGGLVYAGALIQWKLD; from the coding sequence ATGATATCTTCTCATACCACAGGTAAGATTAAATCACAGGCAAGTATCACAGGCCTTGGTGTATATGTCCCTGAACGCGTCTTGTCCAACCATGACCTGGAAAAGATGGTGGAAACCAGCGACGAATGGATTACACAACGTACTGGATTCCGTGAACGCCGGATCGCAGGCGAAGAACAATATACCAGTGATCTTTGCATCGAGGCCATCAAAGATATGATCCAACGCTATCAGGTAACGATCCAAGACGTTGACCTGATTATTGTAGCCACAACGACACCTGATTACCCTTTTCCGACGGTAGCCTGTATGGTACAAGCCCATTTTGGATTACATGCCGGAGCCATCGACATCAGTGCCGCTTGTGCCGGTTTTGTTTACGGGTTGCAAATGGCGAATGGAATGATTTCCGCAGGGCTACATAAGAAAGTGCTGGTGATCGGTGCAGAAACCTTATCGAAAGTAACAGATTACACAGACCGTTCCACTTGCATACTGTTTGGTGATGGCGCCGGGTGTGTACTGGTGGAGTTTGATGAGGAGGGCAGCTTTATTACCACCCAATGCGGTTCTGTTGGTGAGGAAGGTCATCATCTCTACCGAACTGGCCTCCGCAACGTCATAGAAGGAGAGAAAATGCTCGGTAATGGCAATATTTATCAAAACGGGCGTGAAATCTACAAATGGGCTGTGGGGACACTTCCTGGAGAGATTTCTTCCTGGATGGAAAAAGCAGAAATGACGATGGAGGATGTGGACTGGTTCGTACCACACAGTGCCAACTTGCGTATGATTGAAGCCATTTGCAAACGTATTCCTTATCCACTGGAACAAACTCTGTTCAGTGGCGAGTTCTACGGTAACACCTCTTCCGCAACCATTCCCCTGGCCATGGAAATAGGCATTCGGGAAGGGAAGATTCAGTCCGGTGATAAACTGTTACTCTACGGTTTCGGTGGAGGACTGGTTTATGCCGGAGCACTTATTCAGTGGAAACTGGATTAA